A genome region from Triticum aestivum cultivar Chinese Spring chromosome 2B, IWGSC CS RefSeq v2.1, whole genome shotgun sequence includes the following:
- the LOC123046567 gene encoding clathrin interactor EPSIN 1, with translation MDFMKAFDQTVREIKREVNLKVLKVPELEQKVLDATSDEPWGPHGSALSELAQATKKYSECQMVMGVLWARLGERDANWRHVYKALTIIEYLIANGSDRAVDDILDHYSKISVLSSFEFVEPNGKDSGINVRKKVETLVGIINDKERIKAVREKAASNRDKYVGLSSTGSYRSSSASGGSNYSSGERYGSFGGTREADSFSNSYRDKEPVKTSSSNTGRRRSGSKIRKDADHDRSSSKSPSNTKGNEDEFDDFDPRGSSSNGAANTKTAEVDLLGPNLMDDFLDEPAATPSAKSAVEPQVDLFADADFQSAIPGAETTAHQDVQETVDLFSGNATFASAFPPQTGFIPPPTSGTPSNANTSVSKNTVPEPFDPFGDIPLSSFGGSDPFGDFSSSSAPPPPVHSSTGNISTSSQNLEAASDFGAFESNTVDTAKDPFDFSSTGNFGKADVAPLAAPKTDASDFGAFVANTVEATKDPFDLSSSINGRADQTPLAAPKPNTKKENFQVKSGIWADSLSRGLIDLNITGPKKVNLADVGVVGGLSDGFDDKAQPSWNMGAGGSGQPSWNMGAGGSGLGMSGIPPSTQGGGIESLANYNKYQFGGFK, from the exons ATGGATTTCATGAAGGCCTTCGATCAGACCGTGCGGGAGAT AAAGAGGGAGGTCAATCTCAAGGTGCTCAAGGTCCCCGAGCTCGAACAGAAG GTACTTGACGCGACAAGTGATGAACCTTGGGGTCCACACGGGTCTGCTCTTTCAGAGCTAGCTCAGGCCACCAAGAAATA CTCTGAGTGTCAGATGGTGATGGGTGTCCTCTGGGCCAGGCTGGGTGAGCGAGATGCAAACTGGCGTCATGTGTATAAG GCACTGACGATTATTGAGTACTTGATAGCGAATGGTTCTGACCGGGCAGTTGATGACATTCTCGATCATTATTCAAAGATCTCG GTTCTTTCGAGTTTTGAGTTTGTGGAACCTAATGGAAAAGACTCTGGAATAAATGTGAGGAAGAAAGTGGAAACTCTGGTGGGGATCATCAATGATAAGGAGAGAATAAAGGCTGTGAGAGAGAAAGCGGCTAGTAACCGTGACAA GTACGTTGGGTTATCATCAACTGGGTCATATAGATCAAGCTCAGCCTCTGGAGGTAGCAACTACAGTTCAGGTGAACGCTATGGCAGTTTTGGTGGCACAAGGGAGGCTGATTCGTTCAGTAACAGTTACAGGGACAAAGAACCTGTTAAAACCTCTTCAAGTAATACTGGCAGGCGCAGATCTGGCAGCAAGATAAGAAAGGATGCGGATCATGATAGAAG CTCCTCGAAGTCACCATCTAACACAAAAGGCAATgaggatgagtttgatgactttgatCCTCGTGGATCTTCTTCAAATG GTGCAGCTAATACAAAGACTGCCGAGGTGGATCTTCTTGGCCCAAACTTGATGGATGATTTCCTTGACGAGCCTGCAGCCACTCCATCAGCAAAAAGTGCTGTAGAACCTCAGGTTGATCTGTTTGCTGATGCAGACTTCCAATCGGCAATCCCAGGTGCCGAAACAACTGCGCATCAGGATGTCCAG GAAACTGTTGACCTTTTTTCGGGAAATGCTACCTTTGCTTCAGCATTTCCACCACAGACTGGGTTTATCCCACCACCAACTTCTGGGACACCTTCTAATGCTAATACTTCCGTTTCCAAGAACACAGTACCTGAACCATTTGATCCTTTCGGTGATATTCCTTTAAGCAGTTTTGGGGGATCTGACCCATTTGGTGACTTCAGCTCATCTAGTGCACCACCACCACCTGTACACAGCTCCACTGGAAATATTAGCACGTCGAGTCAGAACCTTGAGGCAGCATCGGACTTTGGTGCCTTTGAATCAAACACTGTGGATACAGCTAAAGACCCCTTCGACTTTTCTTCCACTGGCAATTTTGGCAAAGCAGATGTAGCACCTTTGGCAGCTCCCAAAACTGATGCGTCTGACTTTGGTGCCTTCGTTGCAAACACTGTAGAAGCAACTAAAGACCCCTTTGATCTTTCTTCAAGTATTAATGGAAGGGCAGACCAAACACCTTTGGCTGCTCCCAAGCCCAACACCAAGAAAGAAAATTTTCAGGTTAAATCTGGCATATGGGCTGACTCTTTGAGCCGTGGATTAATTGATCTGAACATAACTGGAC CAAAGAAGGTGAACCTAGCCGATGTTGGGGTCGTCGGCGGCCTCAGTGATGGGTTCGACGACAAGGCTCAACCCTCATGGAACATGGGTGCAGGGGGATCTGGCCAACCCTCATGGAACATGGGTGCAGGGGGGTCTGGCCTAGGAATGTCTGGAATTCCTCCGTCTACGCAAGGCGGTGGCATCGAGAGCTTGGCAAACTACAACAAGTATCAGTTTGGTGGCTTCAAATGA
- the LOC123046569 gene encoding cell division cycle 20.2, cofactor of APC complex, with translation MDAGSDMMSPEKSGRRGARPPLREAGSISTPSMPPLQEPGSRPRPYMPSLCSTPRNPAVKCYGDRFIPDRSAMDMDMAHYLLTEPRKDRKNAVTPSPGKEAYRKLLAEKLLNNRTRILAFRNRPPEPENSILTELRADVASVQARPAKKRRYIPQSAERTLDAPDLLDDYYLNLLDWGSANVLSIALGNTVYLWDAASGSTSELVTIDEDDGPVTSVSWAPDGQHIAIGLNSSAVQIWDSSSNRLLRTLQGVHESRVGSLSWNKSILTAGGMDGKIVNNDVRIREHAVQTYRGHTQEVCGLKWSGSGRQLASGGNDNLLHIWDVSMASSAQSAGRTQWLHRMEDHSAAVKALAWCPFQSNLLASGGGANDRCIKFWNTHTGACLNSVDTGSQVCALLWNKNDRELLSSHGFTQNQLTLWKYPSMVKMAELNGHTSRVLFMAQSPDGCTVASAAADETLRFWNVFPDAPKSAVKEKTSQSRLFNSYNHLR, from the exons ATGGACGCAGGTTCCGACATGATGTCGCCGGAGAAGAGCGGCAGGCGGGGCGCGCGGCCGCCGCTCCGGGAGGCCGGCTCGATCTCGACGCCCTCCATGCCGCCGCTCCAGGagcccggctccaggcccaggcccTACATGCCGTCCCTCTGCTCCACGCCCCGCAACCCTGCCGTCAAGTGCTAT GGCGACAGGTTCATCCCCGACAGGTCGGCGATGGACATGGACATGGCGCACTACCTGCTGACGGAGCCGAGGAAGGACAGGAAGAACGCGGTGACGCCGTCGCCGGGCAAGGAGGCGTACCGGAAGCTGCTGGCGGAGAAGCTGCTCAACAACCGGACCAGGATCCTCGCCTTCCGCAACAGGCCGCCGGAGCCTGAGAACAGCATCCTCACGGAGCTCCGTGCCGATGTGGCCTCCGTCCAGGCCAGACCGGCGAAGAAGCGTCGATACATCCCTCAG TCCGCAGAGAGGACTCTGGATGCGCCAGACCTCCTTGACGATTACTACCTCAACCTGCTGGACTGGGGAAGCGCCAATGTGCTGTCCATTGCACTGGGCAACACGGTGTACCTCTGGGACGCCGCAAGTGGGTCTACATCCGAGCTTGTTACCATTGATGAGGACGATGGCCCTGTCACTAGTGTTAGTTGGGCTCCTGATGGCCAGCACATTGCTATTGGCCTCAACTCCTCTGCTGTCCAGATTTGGGATTCCAGCTCGAACCGACTG CTGAGGACACTGCAAGGTGTGCATGAGTCGAGAGTCGGATCACTGTCATGGAACAAGAGCATCCTGACCGCTGGTGGTATGGACGGCAAGATTGTGAACAATGATGTGAGGATTAGGGAGCATGCTGTGCAGACATACCGCGGGCACACGCAGGAGGTGTGTGGACTCAAGTGGTCCGGATCAGGGCGGCAGCTAGCCAGCGGTGGTAACGACAACCTCCTCCACATATGGGATGTGTCCATGGCATCCTCTGCACAATCCGCAGGCCGCACCCAATGGCTACACAGGATGGAAGACCACTCGGCTGCTGTGAAGGCGCTCGCATGGTGCCCATTCCAGAGCAACCTGCTGGCGTCGGGTGGTGGCGCAAATGACCGGTGCATCAAGTTCTGGAACACACACACGGGCGCATGCCTCAACTCAGTCGACACTGGGTCACAAGTCTGTGCGCTGCTATGGAACAAGAATGACAGAGAGCTGCTGAGCTCGCATGGGTTCACTCAGAACCAGCTCACACTGTGGAAGTACCCGTCGATGGTCAAGATGGCCGAGCTCAATGGCCATACTTCCCGTGTCCTCTTCATGGCTCAG AGCCCTGATGGTTGCACGGTGGCATCCGCTGCAGCAGACGAGACCCTGCGCTTTTGGAATGTGTTTCCTGATGCTCCGAAGTCTGCAGTGAAAGAGAAGACTTCACAGAGCAGATTGTTCAACAGTTACAATCACCTACGCTAG
- the LOC123046570 gene encoding P-loop guanosine triphosphatase YjiA, producing MAAAAAAARLLLPRATRAAASSSALLHRPLDSFSRCFRSLGPPLPRPPPTVFQRHLSDAAFDAQALDNRVPATVITGFLGSGKTTLLNHILTSQHGKRIAVIENEFGEVDIDSSLVANHSSVAEDIVMVNNGCLCCTVRGDLVKMLLKLVKQKGDKFDHIVIETTGLAKPGPVIETFCSDELVSKYVKLDGVVTLVDCKHAMQHLNEVKARWVVNEAVEQVAYADRIILNKTDLVDDAELEVLTNKIKLINGMAQMKKAKFGDVDMDFVLGIGGYDLDRIEAAVQLNENKETGGHCHLGHEHGHHHDHVHDAAVTSVSIVSEGLLDLDEVNDWLERLVDEKGEDLYRLKGVISVNESTGRFVFQGVHSMLEGCPAKPWEDGEKRISKLVFIGRNLDEAALRKAFKGCLL from the exons atggcggctgcggcggcggctgcacGGCTGCTGCTCCCCAGGGCGACCAGAGccgcggcctcctcctccgctcTTCTCCACCGCCCTCTCGATTCCTTTTCCAGATGCTTCCGAAGCCTCGGGCCGCCCCTCCCGCGGCCGCCGCCCACCGTATTCCAGCGGCACCTCTCCGACGCTGCCTTCGACGCGCAGGCGCTGGACAACCGCGTCCCCGCTACCGTCATCACCGGCTTCCTCGGCTCCGGCAAG ACAACCCTTCTGAATCACATTCTAACATCACAGCATGGGAAGAGGATTGCTGTCATTGAGAACGAG TTTGGTGAGGTGGATATCGATAGCTCACTCGTCGCTAACCATTCATCCGTCGCTGAAGACATTGTGATGGTCAATAATGGCTGCTTGTGCTGCACTGTCCGAGGGGATCTTGTAAAGATGCTTCTGAAGCTGGTGAAGCAAAAGGGTGACAAGTTTGATCATATCGTCATTGAGACAACAG GTCTTGCAAAGCCTGGTCCTGTTATTGAGACATTTTGTTCTGATGAATTGGTCTCGAAATATGTGAAACTTGATGGTGTTGTTACTTTGGTTGATTGTAAGCATGCCATGCAACATTTGAATGAAGTGAAAGCAAGGTGGGTTGTGAACGAGGCAGTAGAACAAGTTGCTTATGCAGACCGGATTATATTGAACAAG ACTGATTTGGTTGATGACGCAGAACTTGAGGTTTTGACCAACAAGATCAAG CTCATAAATGGGATGGCGCAAATGAAAAAAGCAAAATTTGGTGATGTTGACATGGATTTTGTGCTAGGAATTGGCGGTTATGACCTTGATAG GATCGAGGCTGCAGTCCAATTGAATGAAAACAAAGAGACAGGAGGGCATTGCCACTTGGGACATGAGCATG GACACCATCATGACCATGTCCATGATGCAGCTGTTACTAGTGTAAGTATTGTTTCGGAGGGACTACTTGATCTTGATGAG GTTAATGATTGGCTGGAGAGACTGGTTGATGAGAAAGGCGAAGACCTGTACAGATTAAAGGGTGTCATATCCGTCAACGAGTCAACTGGACGCTTCGTGTTTCAG GGTGTACACTCTATGTTGGAAGGTTGCCCAGCGAAGCCGTGGGAGGATGGTGAGAAGAGGATCAGCAAGCTCGTGTTTATCGGCAGGAATCTGGATGAAGCCGCGCTAAGGAAGGCCTTCAAAGGTTGCCTGCTATGA